One genomic region from Gossypium hirsutum isolate 1008001.06 chromosome D13, Gossypium_hirsutum_v2.1, whole genome shotgun sequence encodes:
- the LOC107935525 gene encoding uncharacterized protein, translating to MSSDNSNSHELQPQKGLQIKQDDKFFSRLMSRETSMANSSCRIYYGGASVAVPFMWESQPGTPKHTFRDNVLPPLTPPPSYRASFESKSKRKKSLKPTLLSSIFACLNCGATPSSSLANASMNRELIERRRRCFPCSRSSVHVCLDDYGEGMGSPTWTLCFGVKTRNVNELRGLFQG from the coding sequence ATGTCAAGTGATAACAGTAATAGCCATGAATTGCAACCTCAAAAAGGTCTCCAAATCAAGCAAGATGACAAGTTCTTTAGCAGGCTAATGTCCAGAGAAACTTCCATGGCCAATTCTTCTTGTAGGATCTACTATGGTGGAGCTTCCGTTGCTGTTCCATTCATGTGGGAATCACAACCTGGAACCCCTAAACATACTTTTCGTGACAATGTTCTCCCTCCTCTAACACCCCCTCCTTCGTATCGTGCCTCGTTCGAGTCGAAATCGAAGCGGAAAAAGAGCTTGAAACCAACCCTTTTGAGCTCCATCTTTGCTTGTTTGAACTGCGGTGCTACACCATCTTCATCTTTGGCTAATGCTTCTATGAACCGTGAGTTGATTGAAAGACGAAGGAGGTGTTTTCCGTGTTCAAGGTCATCGGTTCATGTCTGTCTGGATGATTATGGGGAAGGTATGGGATCGCCAACTTGGACGTTGTGCTTTGGGGTTAAAACAAGGAACGTGAACGAGTTAAGAGGATTATTTCAGGGATGA